One part of the Schistocerca piceifrons isolate TAMUIC-IGC-003096 chromosome 2, iqSchPice1.1, whole genome shotgun sequence genome encodes these proteins:
- the LOC124776689 gene encoding gem-associated protein 2-like, which yields MGDKNEFLKMAFVVDDLPENFDPSADPSDGLEYLQQVRWEASKCDDVVTAVIDKAKLKNRAVVNILPECKKVPRQFLPDLEWQQQQIAKFSALRQKMSKYRKRKPPQGSAMKVPQIGDEKAWYDVCVEYKTPPLVSVVLPLPQRLVEWLLQCNAEWLSNSERLTQYQGRWIYALMACLELPVTPESCSSLRTLARECARIRAYEVSNAEEPVVIPLNLLICLVANYFRQMDLADIVSE from the coding sequence atggGTGATAAAAATGAGTTCCTGAAAATGGCTTTCGTTGTGGACGACCTTCCAGAAAACTTTGATCCTTCTGCAGATCCAAGTGATGGGCTGGAGTATTTGCAGCAGGTTCGTTGGGAAGCTTCGAAATGCGACGACGTTGTGACTGCGGTTATTGATAAGGCGAAACTGAAAAACAGAGCTGTTGTCAATATATTGCCTGAGTGTAAGAAGGTCCCTCGGCAATTCTTGCCTGATTTAGAATGGCAACAACAACAAATTGCAAAATTTTCAGCCCTGAGGCAGAAGATGTCAAAATACAGGAAGAGAAAACCACCACAAGGAAGTGCCATGAAAGTACCACAAATAGGCGACGAGAAAGCCTGGTACGATGTTTGTGTAGAATACAAAACACCCCCGTTGGTGAGTGTCGTTTTGCCACTGCCTCAACGTTTGGTGGAGTGGCTGCTGCAGTGTAATGCGGAATGGCTGTCGAATTCGGAACGACTGACCCAGTATCAAGGACGGTGGATATATGCTTTAATGGCATGCTTGGAGTTACCAGTCACCCCAGAAAGTTGTAGCAGTCTTCGCACGTTAGCACGGGAATGTGCAAGAATTCGTGCTTATGAAGTATCAAATGCGGAAGAGCCCGTAGTAATACCATTAAATCTGTTAATCTGTTTAGTTGCCAACTATTTCCGTCAAATGGATCTTGCAGACATAGTAAGCGAATGA